From the Leptotrichia sp. oral taxon 221 genome, one window contains:
- a CDS encoding PD-(D/E)XK nuclease family protein translates to MERNNIFNFATSELSQDAFICWLCNWVNFDDNSLSEDEKKLKSLATEFIEKMLGEKLEDRKVNIKRQYQKIDVLLEIQNKTEFITKGNNINPIVDMYVIIEDKVGIGLHSNQIERYRELISEKNEKDNGSRAKIKVVYYKIYDEDNTERLKENGVNVILGRENILELLKEYKDKINNSIFENYHNYLSNIETDVNSYEKKNLEDWNSNCYIGFFKELKNEKNLLEHAIGRQKDCSWGYVNNSSGGFMGMWWFPLSEEKINKLTETSDEDIYLQIEQYNQKNIIAIKYSVPKKNKNNKELSKEDFEKKVTIASEKRKELFSKLKNKLENESKDILKCENKPENIKKFKNILKNEKFQKKYFRAGQYMTVGYLEFENIDDCKDKIKILQYALNLLLKGCVKIFV, encoded by the coding sequence ATGGAAAGAAACAATATTTTTAATTTTGCAACGTCAGAGCTGTCACAGGATGCTTTTATATGTTGGTTATGTAACTGGGTAAATTTTGATGACAATAGTTTATCAGAAGATGAAAAAAAATTAAAATCACTTGCAACTGAATTTATTGAAAAAATGTTAGGTGAAAAGCTCGAAGATAGGAAAGTGAATATAAAAAGACAATATCAGAAAATAGACGTACTATTGGAAATTCAGAATAAAACAGAATTTATAACTAAAGGGAATAATATAAATCCAATAGTAGACATGTATGTAATAATAGAAGATAAAGTGGGAATAGGTTTACATAGCAATCAGATTGAGAGATATAGAGAATTAATATCTGAAAAAAATGAAAAAGATAATGGAAGTAGGGCTAAAATAAAAGTAGTTTATTATAAAATATACGATGAAGATAATACGGAAAGATTAAAAGAGAATGGTGTGAATGTAATATTAGGAAGAGAAAACATCCTAGAATTATTAAAAGAATACAAGGATAAGATTAATAATTCAATATTTGAAAATTATCATAATTATTTGAGCAATATAGAAACAGATGTAAATTCATATGAAAAAAAGAACTTGGAAGACTGGAATTCAAACTGTTATATCGGATTTTTTAAAGAATTAAAAAACGAAAAAAATTTATTAGAACATGCTATTGGAAGACAAAAAGATTGTAGTTGGGGTTATGTGAATAACTCATCAGGTGGATTTATGGGAATGTGGTGGTTTCCTTTAAGTGAAGAAAAAATTAATAAATTAACAGAAACTTCTGATGAAGATATTTATTTACAAATAGAACAATATAATCAGAAAAATATAATTGCAATAAAATATTCAGTTCCTAAAAAAAATAAAAATAATAAAGAACTTTCAAAAGAAGATTTCGAAAAGAAAGTAACAATTGCTTCCGAAAAACGTAAGGAACTTTTTTCTAAATTAAAAAATAAATTAGAAAATGAGTCGAAAGATATACTAAAATGCGAAAATAAACCAGAAAATATAAAAAAATTCAAAAATATACTAAAAAATGAAAAGTTTCAGAAAAAATATTTTAGAGCAGGTCAGTATATGACAGTAGGATATTTAGAATTTGAAAATATTGATGATTGTAAAGATAAAATAAAAATCCTTCAATATGCTTTAAATCTTTTGTTAAAAGGGTGTGTAAAAATTTTTGTGTAA
- the pcp gene encoding pyroglutamyl-peptidase I: MKILVTGFDPFGGEPINPAIESVKKLPDNIAGAQIIKLEIPTVKGKSIKKIEKAIEEHNPDVILSIGQAGGRFDISIERVGINLDDFRIPDNEGNQTIDEPIFPDGENAYFVDLPVKAMVKNIQKNKIPASVSYTAGTFICNHVLYGTLYLINKKYKDKKSGFIHIPFLPEQVINKKNTPSMELNTIVKGLIAAIETIVKNDKDIKETGGTIC; this comes from the coding sequence ATGAAAATATTAGTTACTGGCTTTGACCCTTTTGGAGGTGAGCCCATAAATCCTGCCATTGAATCAGTTAAAAAATTGCCTGATAATATTGCAGGAGCACAAATTATCAAATTGGAAATTCCGACAGTAAAAGGAAAATCTATTAAAAAAATTGAAAAAGCTATTGAAGAGCACAATCCAGATGTTATCTTGTCAATCGGACAAGCAGGCGGAAGATTTGATATTTCCATTGAACGAGTTGGAATAAATCTTGATGATTTCCGAATACCTGACAACGAAGGAAACCAAACTATTGATGAGCCAATTTTTCCAGATGGAGAAAATGCATATTTTGTAGATCTTCCTGTAAAAGCTATGGTAAAAAACATACAAAAAAATAAAATTCCAGCTTCAGTTTCATACACTGCAGGAACTTTCATCTGTAATCACGTTCTTTACGGTACACTTTATTTAATAAATAAAAAATACAAAGACAAGAAATCTGGATTTATCCATATTCCATTTTTACCAGAACAAGTTATTAATAAAAAAAATACACCATCAATGGAATTAAATACTATTGTAAAAGGTTTAATTGCCGCAATTGAAACTATTGTAAAAAATGATAAAGATATTAAAGAAACTGGCGGAACTATTTGTTAG
- a CDS encoding DUF979 domain-containing protein codes for MEIKALLKLLTQIIYILCGLVSISTGIRGLKNEKAKIGTFLFWTILGIIFIFGEAIPYKVTGGLLVILAIITVTKQLHIGKFENISSQFKIAQSEKLKNKIFIPAVLIGIAAFLILQFKIGKTAIPPALGIGGGSLVALLAAAIIIKPKFSETNEDTSKLLMQIGATAILPQLLAALGAVFTKAGVGKVIAASISSVVPTGNIFVGIVIYAIGMVIFTMIMGNAFAAFSVITAGIGIPFIIKNGGNPAVIGALGMTAGYCGTLMTPMAANFNIVPASILEIKDKYGIIKVQAPMALLLLVTHIILMLLLFGVK; via the coding sequence ATGGAAATAAAAGCTCTTTTAAAACTTTTGACACAAATTATTTATATTCTTTGCGGACTTGTTAGTATAAGTACTGGAATTAGAGGATTGAAAAATGAAAAGGCAAAAATAGGAACATTTTTGTTTTGGACTATTCTTGGGATAATATTTATTTTTGGAGAAGCTATTCCATATAAGGTTACTGGCGGACTTCTTGTAATTCTTGCCATAATTACTGTAACAAAACAATTACATATTGGAAAATTTGAAAATATTTCTTCACAATTCAAAATCGCACAAAGTGAAAAATTAAAAAATAAAATTTTCATCCCAGCTGTATTAATTGGAATTGCCGCTTTTCTGATACTTCAATTTAAAATTGGAAAAACTGCTATACCACCTGCATTAGGTATCGGTGGAGGTTCGCTTGTCGCCCTTCTGGCAGCTGCAATTATCATAAAACCAAAATTCAGCGAAACAAACGAAGATACTTCAAAACTCCTTATGCAAATTGGTGCAACTGCCATTTTGCCACAGCTTCTTGCTGCATTAGGTGCTGTATTTACTAAAGCTGGAGTTGGAAAAGTAATAGCTGCCAGCATTTCATCTGTTGTTCCAACTGGAAATATCTTTGTAGGAATAGTTATTTATGCTATTGGAATGGTTATATTCACTATGATTATGGGAAATGCCTTTGCTGCATTTTCAGTAATAACTGCAGGAATTGGAATCCCATTTATTATCAAAAACGGTGGAAATCCAGCTGTTATTGGTGCTTTGGGAATGACCGCTGGCTATTGCGGAACTCTTATGACTCCAATGGCAGCAAACTTCAATATTGTCCCTGCTTCAATTCTTGAAATAAAAGATAAATATGGAATTATAAAAGTCCAAGCTCCAATGGCTTTATTACTGCTTGTAACACATATTATACTTATGCTGCTGTTATTTGGAGTAAAATAA
- a CDS encoding YafY family protein yields MKNKNSEEKSIRILKIMKRLNQKEIVNRSDLANEFKVDKKTIQRDIATLRNYFFEEGESDIKYSSSKKGYYLEKNDKIAFTNEELLAISKIILESRAFNKEETEKLITKLVNNSSINDREIIKNLINSEKANYIPLQHGQKLLESIWKLAQCIKNQEWVHLNYTKKDKQYKEYRIKPLSIMFSEYYFYLIGYIENKEEYPAIFRIDRMKKIENTGKKFKILNYSDKFKDGEFRKYIHFMHSGPLTRIEFKYRGYIEYVLDKFPTAEILDEKIVKENNRETTVYTVKIEVYGSFGAEMWLRSQGDYVIEYKILK; encoded by the coding sequence ATGAAAAATAAAAATTCTGAGGAAAAATCGATTAGAATATTAAAAATAATGAAAAGGTTGAATCAAAAAGAGATAGTGAATAGAAGTGATTTAGCTAATGAATTTAAAGTTGATAAAAAAACGATACAACGAGATATAGCTACTTTGAGGAATTATTTTTTTGAAGAAGGTGAATCGGATATAAAATATTCTAGTTCAAAAAAAGGTTATTATCTTGAAAAGAATGACAAGATAGCTTTTACAAACGAAGAACTTTTGGCTATAAGTAAAATTATCCTTGAAAGTCGGGCTTTTAATAAAGAAGAAACTGAAAAATTAATAACGAAACTAGTTAACAATTCCTCAATAAACGATAGGGAGATAATAAAAAATTTGATAAATAGTGAAAAGGCGAATTATATTCCTTTACAGCATGGACAGAAACTACTCGAAAGCATTTGGAAATTAGCGCAATGTATAAAAAACCAAGAATGGGTGCATTTAAATTATACAAAAAAAGATAAACAATATAAAGAATACAGAATAAAGCCACTATCAATAATGTTTTCTGAATATTATTTTTATCTAATTGGATATATTGAAAATAAAGAAGAATATCCTGCAATTTTTAGAATTGATAGAATGAAAAAGATAGAAAATACAGGCAAGAAGTTTAAAATCCTAAATTATTCTGACAAATTTAAAGATGGAGAATTTAGAAAATATATACATTTTATGCATTCTGGACCTCTTACAAGAATAGAATTTAAATACAGAGGCTATATCGAGTATGTGCTTGATAAATTTCCAACTGCAGAAATATTGGATGAAAAAATAGTTAAAGAAAATAATCGGGAAACTACAGTTTATACTGTAAAAATCGAAGTTTATGGAAGTTTTGGAGCGGAAATGTGGCTACGAAGTCAGGGAGATTACGTTATTGAATACAAAATTTTAAAATAA